The Deinococcus humi genome includes a window with the following:
- a CDS encoding DinB family protein produces MNIPETYDYLMRARRDLWATLESVPDEVLSRPLLDGERFHCIKDLVAHTAGVEDGWLHYTILQDTPVEDAFPAIKNAGNGPVFARFLLSDLLDYWRAVEQSTLDYLATLTDTDLERVVEDSPEEHFKLDGLLWHVMLHEVRHTAQIAALLRTQGIKPPSLDLLFYLPNLKA; encoded by the coding sequence GAAACCTACGACTACCTGATGCGCGCTCGCCGCGATTTATGGGCCACGCTGGAAAGCGTGCCTGATGAGGTCCTTTCGCGTCCGCTGCTGGACGGCGAGCGCTTTCACTGCATCAAGGATCTGGTCGCCCACACCGCAGGCGTGGAAGACGGCTGGCTGCACTACACGATTTTGCAGGACACGCCTGTCGAGGACGCCTTTCCTGCCATCAAAAACGCGGGTAATGGCCCGGTCTTCGCCCGATTTCTCCTTTCAGATCTGCTGGACTACTGGCGGGCGGTGGAGCAGAGCACGCTGGATTACCTGGCGACCCTGACCGACACCGATCTGGAGCGCGTGGTAGAGGACAGTCCCGAGGAACACTTCAAGCTGGATGGCCTGCTGTGGCACGTCATGCTGCACGAGGTCAGGCATACCGCTCAGATCGCCGCGCTGCTGCGGACGCAGGGAATTAAACCGCCGTCGCTGGATTTACTGTTCTACCTGCCGAACCTTAAAGCCTAG